The following proteins are co-located in the Methanobacterium alcaliphilum genome:
- a CDS encoding metallophosphoesterase, which translates to MRKKKETLPRALKLRQKMQRGMTKYRHKIGYGEFRPENFEIIPVDVILPGLDPLFHNYRIVNISDIHLGQWITPQHLDGIVEMVNNQKPDMVTITGDFVSYIIEDMEEHLEYSLKNLNPLDISIAVLGNHDHWLGSSKIRKVLEKSGIVDVSNDVYSIQKCNKNKRAELHIAGVDSVMLNKHRLDIVMGKLPPSGPAVLLAHEPDFADISSLTGRFGLQISGHSHGGQFVIPGIGTFIRGPHFTKYPLGEYRVGEMVQYTSRGVGTNVFWFRINCPPEITTFHLKSPEINNVDGA; encoded by the coding sequence ATGAGAAAGAAAAAAGAAACACTTCCACGGGCATTGAAACTAAGGCAGAAAATGCAAAGAGGGATGACAAAATATCGCCATAAAATAGGGTATGGAGAATTTCGGCCAGAAAACTTTGAAATTATACCTGTTGATGTCATTCTCCCGGGATTGGATCCATTATTCCACAATTATCGGATTGTGAATATTTCAGATATACACTTAGGTCAATGGATAACTCCCCAACATTTAGATGGGATCGTGGAAATGGTTAATAATCAAAAACCAGACATGGTGACCATAACCGGGGATTTTGTTTCATATATTATTGAAGATATGGAAGAACATTTAGAATATTCTTTAAAAAATTTAAACCCCTTAGATATTTCTATCGCAGTTTTAGGCAATCATGACCACTGGTTAGGATCAAGTAAGATTAGAAAAGTGTTAGAAAAAAGTGGTATAGTGGATGTGAGTAATGACGTTTATAGCATTCAAAAATGTAATAAAAATAAAAGAGCAGAGCTGCATATCGCTGGCGTAGATAGTGTCATGTTGAATAAACATCGTTTAGATATTGTCATGGGCAAACTACCTCCGAGTGGACCTGCAGTACTCCTGGCACATGAACCCGATTTTGCAGATATCAGTTCTCTGACCGGTCGTTTTGGACTCCAAATATCTGGACATTCACATGGAGGGCAATTTGTAATCCCTGGAATTGGAACATTCATCAGAGGACCTCATTTTACAAAGTACCCCTTAGGGGAGTACCGTGTAGGGGAAATGGTACAATACACCAGTAGAGGAGTGGGGACCAATGTTTTCTGGTTTAGAATTAATTGTCCTCCAGAGATTACTACTTTTCATCTAAAAAGTCCGGAAATAAATAATGTTGATGGTGCTTAA
- a CDS encoding phage holin family protein: MKNYNPLYNPKKQTVYGFIGRTLILWVGEVLGFILIAHLSVGLTINDWETAVVVVSMLGVINALFWPFLSRIFLPFLVYTVGIGALIINGILIWAISNFVPGIRIEGWALILTPLSMAIITTILSILITLDDDTSYYRAVLRRNIKNKHKKPKDYPGILFLEIDGLSETILKEAIEKGHMPTLARWLKDGIHKIIPWETDLSSQTGASQAGILHGNNKDLPAFRWVEKTNNNKIMVSTGLSDAPVIEKRISDGKGLLASNGASRSNLFSGDAENVIFTYSKLKKLSKFYNETWYYFFSNPSNFGRMLTLFFFDAGLDMFSQVAHWYKDIRPRIKRGFIYAFVRAGANVFLREITTYTLIGDMLASDIDIAYSTYLGYDEIAHHSGIRDSDAFHALQGLDKQFKRLENASKYTKRPYYFVVQSDHGQSNGATFKQRYGMSLEDLVQKLLPEEINVYSQLSSNEDHFSQAITGPFDSGKVYIKDKKDYAVGKSRKVVDTTLDSIKKSSIAKGKVLEYIKDYEVSRKPVPKNGEDAEVIVLASGNLGLIYLTQWKERLSYEDIKTLFPDLIPGLVQHEGIGFIMVFSKQWGPMAIGRNGVYYLESGKIDGENPLKPFGENASSHLLRSSTFEYAPDIMVNSFYDSEKDEVAAFEELVGSHGGLGGGQSKPFIMFPTTWELEVGEIVGAEELHRILKNKIREIQKKN; this comes from the coding sequence ATGAAAAATTATAACCCCTTGTATAATCCTAAAAAACAAACAGTATATGGTTTTATAGGACGTACACTCATTTTATGGGTGGGAGAAGTACTGGGTTTTATTTTAATTGCCCACCTATCAGTAGGACTTACCATTAACGACTGGGAAACAGCTGTAGTGGTGGTAAGCATGCTTGGAGTTATCAATGCTTTGTTTTGGCCTTTCTTATCCCGTATTTTCCTGCCTTTTCTGGTTTATACTGTGGGGATAGGTGCTTTAATAATTAACGGGATTTTAATATGGGCCATAAGTAATTTTGTTCCGGGAATCCGTATTGAGGGTTGGGCTTTGATTTTAACCCCATTGAGTATGGCAATAATCACCACTATTCTTTCCATTTTAATCACCCTTGATGACGACACATCATATTACCGGGCTGTTTTAAGGAGAAATATAAAAAATAAACATAAAAAACCCAAAGATTACCCAGGCATATTATTTTTAGAAATTGATGGGCTATCTGAAACTATCCTAAAAGAAGCAATCGAAAAGGGACATATGCCAACTCTTGCCCGGTGGTTAAAAGACGGAATCCATAAAATAATTCCATGGGAAACGGATTTATCCAGTCAAACAGGGGCCAGCCAAGCAGGTATCCTCCATGGCAATAATAAAGATCTTCCCGCATTCAGATGGGTTGAAAAGACAAATAATAATAAAATAATGGTTTCTACCGGCCTATCAGATGCTCCCGTAATCGAAAAACGCATCTCCGATGGCAAAGGATTATTAGCATCAAATGGAGCTAGCAGGTCTAATCTATTTTCCGGTGATGCGGAAAATGTTATATTCACTTACAGCAAATTAAAAAAACTCTCTAAATTTTATAATGAAACTTGGTATTACTTTTTCTCAAACCCCTCCAATTTCGGCAGAATGCTTACTTTATTCTTCTTTGATGCGGGGTTAGATATGTTTTCGCAAGTCGCCCACTGGTATAAAGATATAAGGCCTCGAATAAAAAGAGGTTTTATTTATGCATTTGTAAGGGCAGGTGCCAATGTTTTTCTGAGGGAAATAACAACTTACACCCTTATTGGAGATATGCTAGCTTCAGATATAGATATTGCATATTCTACTTATTTAGGTTACGATGAAATTGCCCATCACTCCGGAATTAGGGATTCTGACGCTTTCCATGCCCTTCAAGGCCTTGATAAACAGTTTAAAAGGCTTGAAAATGCTTCAAAATACACTAAAAGACCCTACTATTTTGTGGTGCAATCTGACCATGGCCAAAGCAATGGTGCTACATTTAAACAGAGATATGGGATGAGTTTAGAAGATCTGGTACAGAAACTGCTGCCTGAAGAAATTAATGTATACAGCCAACTGTCATCCAATGAAGATCATTTCTCCCAGGCAATAACCGGACCATTTGACAGTGGAAAAGTATATATAAAAGATAAAAAGGACTATGCTGTAGGTAAAAGTCGAAAAGTAGTAGATACTACCCTGGACAGTATTAAAAAAAGTTCTATCGCCAAAGGGAAAGTACTGGAATATATAAAAGATTATGAAGTTTCTCGAAAGCCCGTGCCCAAAAATGGAGAAGATGCAGAAGTTATTGTGCTTGCATCTGGAAATTTGGGATTAATCTATCTCACCCAGTGGAAAGAAAGATTATCATATGAGGATATAAAAACATTATTCCCTGATTTAATACCGGGTTTAGTTCAGCACGAAGGTATAGGATTCATTATGGTTTTTTCAAAACAATGGGGGCCTATGGCAATAGGGAGAAATGGAGTTTATTATTTGGAATCTGGAAAGATAGATGGTGAAAATCCATTGAAACCCTTCGGAGAAAATGCATCTTCCCATCTTTTAAGAAGTAGTACCTTTGAGTATGCTCCAGATATCATGGTAAATAGTTTTTATGATAGTGAAAAAGATGAAGTAGCTGCTTTTGAAGAGTTAGTTGGAAGCCATGGAGGTTTAGGTGGGGGACAATCAAAACCATTCATCATGTTCCCCACAACATGGGAATTAGAAGTTGGAGAAATTGTGGGTGCCGAAGAATTGCACCGAATATTGAAAAACAAAATCAGGGAGATTCAAAAGAAAAATTAG
- a CDS encoding cation-translocating P-type ATPase produces MEIYQLSNEEVFKRLKTSNNGLDHKDVQKRLKEYGLNQIKEVKRKSLIYSFLANFYNVLALLLWMASILAFITNTPQLGIAIMGVIIINAIFSFWQEFEAEKATEALKKILPLKAKVIREGCEIEILANQLVPGDFMVLEEGNNISADARLVEAYQMKVDNSTLTGESRPVRKVSGPVEEEDNCIESHNLIFAGTSVTSGSGKAVVFKTGIQTEFSKIAALTQTIKGETSPLQKQISRLARIIAFIAIIMGISLFIINLYVVRLPLELAFLFAIGLTVANVPEGLLPTVTMALAASAKKMVGKNALIKRLSSVETLGSTTIICTDKTGTLTKNEMTVRKVWIPDKIVDVTGAGYEPKGDFICNEKPVTHRDIKEIKLLMRAASFANDAKLIPPQENDGSWGALGDPTEAALLVAAQKIGFNWEAEMEKMPRFLEIPFDSKRKTMSSIHQKPDKKVVYIKGAPKKIISLSNYISINGKQEPLSEKKKSELIKNHDELASLGLRILAMGYRNLPDDLTKFSPENVEKDITLVGMVAMQDPPRPEIKDAVAECHRSGIRIIMITGDYGLTAGAIAQEVGIISNIDYRIVKGKELELMNDQEVIQILKSGENVIFARAIPEHKMRIASLLEEQDEIVAMTGDGVNDAPALRKADIGVSMGITGTDVAKEASDMVLTDDNFASIVAAIKEGRTIYENIRKFITYIFAHETAEIIPFVLMVIFKIPLPITVMQILAIDLGTDTLPALALGKGPSEADVMDRPPRPRSERLLNLPVILRGYIFLGIVEAVLVISGYFWVLYRAGWTLGQDLAFTDPLYHMATTMVFSGIVMAQIGSLLACQTTRMSSFKIGLLKNRWIIWGILFEIVVLLSILYIPGLQAIFGTIGLGITEWMYIITFAPIMLFSDELRKYLVRKREKTNFSFESP; encoded by the coding sequence ATGGAGATTTACCAACTCTCTAATGAAGAAGTTTTCAAGAGATTAAAGACTTCAAATAATGGTTTGGATCATAAAGATGTCCAAAAGCGTTTAAAAGAGTATGGGCTAAATCAGATCAAGGAAGTTAAAAGAAAGTCATTGATCTATTCATTTTTAGCTAATTTTTATAATGTCCTGGCTTTATTATTGTGGATGGCCAGTATTTTGGCGTTTATTACTAATACTCCTCAACTGGGGATTGCTATTATGGGGGTCATCATAATCAATGCCATCTTTAGTTTCTGGCAAGAATTTGAAGCTGAAAAAGCCACAGAGGCATTGAAAAAAATTTTACCATTAAAAGCCAAAGTCATCCGTGAGGGATGTGAGATCGAAATACTGGCTAATCAACTAGTTCCTGGAGATTTTATGGTACTAGAAGAAGGAAATAATATATCTGCTGATGCCCGTTTAGTTGAAGCTTACCAAATGAAAGTAGATAATTCCACATTAACTGGGGAGTCCCGACCTGTGAGGAAAGTATCAGGCCCAGTGGAAGAAGAGGATAACTGCATTGAATCGCATAATTTAATATTTGCTGGTACCAGTGTAACTTCAGGATCTGGAAAAGCAGTTGTTTTTAAAACAGGAATTCAAACAGAGTTCAGCAAAATTGCTGCACTAACTCAGACTATAAAAGGAGAAACCAGTCCTCTACAAAAACAAATCTCTCGTTTGGCAAGGATAATTGCATTCATTGCTATTATAATGGGAATATCTCTTTTTATAATAAATCTTTACGTGGTTAGACTCCCTTTAGAACTAGCATTCTTATTTGCCATTGGTTTAACAGTGGCTAATGTACCCGAAGGACTTTTACCCACAGTAACAATGGCTTTGGCAGCATCTGCTAAGAAAATGGTGGGAAAAAATGCACTGATAAAAAGATTATCCAGTGTAGAAACTCTTGGATCTACCACGATTATATGCACTGATAAAACAGGGACTTTAACTAAAAATGAAATGACAGTACGTAAAGTATGGATTCCTGATAAAATTGTGGATGTGACTGGTGCAGGATATGAACCTAAAGGAGATTTTATTTGCAATGAAAAACCAGTTACCCATCGTGATATTAAAGAAATAAAATTATTGATGCGAGCAGCTTCTTTTGCCAATGATGCTAAATTAATTCCTCCTCAAGAAAATGATGGGTCTTGGGGTGCCCTTGGTGACCCTACAGAAGCTGCTCTTTTAGTAGCAGCTCAAAAAATTGGATTTAATTGGGAAGCAGAGATGGAGAAGATGCCTCGATTTTTAGAGATTCCCTTCGACTCAAAACGTAAAACAATGAGCTCCATCCACCAGAAGCCTGATAAAAAAGTAGTCTACATTAAAGGGGCCCCTAAAAAAATCATCTCTTTATCCAATTATATCTCTATAAATGGAAAACAAGAGCCTTTATCAGAAAAAAAGAAATCAGAACTCATTAAAAACCATGATGAACTGGCATCTTTAGGATTAAGAATTTTAGCGATGGGATACCGCAATCTCCCAGATGATCTAACAAAATTTTCTCCAGAAAATGTTGAAAAAGATATTACACTGGTGGGTATGGTTGCTATGCAAGATCCTCCGCGCCCTGAGATTAAAGATGCTGTGGCTGAATGTCATAGATCAGGTATCCGGATTATCATGATTACTGGTGATTATGGCCTCACTGCTGGGGCTATTGCCCAGGAAGTGGGGATTATTTCTAATATTGACTACCGAATTGTTAAAGGAAAAGAATTAGAACTTATGAATGATCAAGAAGTCATACAAATCCTTAAATCTGGTGAAAACGTTATTTTCGCCAGAGCAATTCCAGAACATAAAATGCGAATAGCTTCTCTTTTAGAAGAACAGGATGAAATAGTGGCTATGACAGGGGATGGAGTAAATGATGCTCCTGCTTTAAGAAAAGCAGATATTGGTGTATCTATGGGTATAACTGGCACTGATGTGGCCAAAGAAGCATCAGATATGGTCCTCACTGATGACAATTTTGCCAGTATAGTGGCTGCAATAAAAGAAGGCCGCACTATATATGAGAATATAAGAAAATTCATCACCTATATCTTTGCTCATGAAACAGCAGAAATAATCCCTTTTGTTTTAATGGTTATCTTCAAAATCCCACTCCCAATTACTGTAATGCAGATACTAGCCATTGATTTAGGCACGGATACATTACCTGCTCTGGCTCTGGGTAAAGGGCCTTCAGAAGCAGATGTTATGGATAGGCCTCCTAGACCACGCAGTGAAAGACTTCTAAATTTGCCCGTAATTTTAAGAGGATATATATTTTTAGGAATAGTTGAAGCTGTTTTAGTAATATCTGGATATTTCTGGGTACTTTATCGAGCTGGATGGACATTAGGTCAAGATTTAGCATTCACAGATCCACTATATCACATGGCTACTACAATGGTATTTTCAGGAATTGTGATGGCTCAAATTGGAAGCCTTTTGGCCTGCCAAACTACTCGCATGTCAAGTTTCAAGATTGGTTTGCTTAAAAATAGGTGGATTATATGGGGCATATTATTTGAAATAGTCGTTTTGCTGTCTATACTATATATTCCAGGATTGCAGGCTATATTTGGTACTATTGGGCTGGGGATTACTGAATGGATGTATATAATTACATTTGCCCCTATAATGTTATTTTCAGATGAATTAAGGAAATATTTGGTTAGAAAAAGAGAGAAAACTAATTTTTCTTTTGAATCTCCCTGA